From the Paenibacillus segetis genome, the window TGTTGGTGGCATACCATATTCCAGTGCCCGGATGAAATCATCATCCATTTCATGCGCTTCATCATTCCCGTGCTCGCGTTCCAAGATTTGCGCTTCGAAACGTTGACGTTGATCGATAGGATCATTTAGCTCTGTAAAGGCGTTGGCATGTTCACGTCCCACGATAAACAATTCGAATCGATCAGTAAACCGAGGGTCTTCTGGATTCTTCTTCGCAAGCGGAGATATCTCTAGCGGATGTCCGTATACGAATGTTGGTTGAATCAAAGTTTCTTCTACAAATTGTTCAAAGAACGCATTCAGGATATGACCAAATGTCATATGCGCGTCTACTGGAACTTTATGCTCTTTCGCCAAAGCGTGTGCTTCTTCATTGGTCATGTGTCTTCCAAAGTCAACACCCGTAACTTCTTTGACCGCATCTACCATAGATACACGACGCCACTGTGGAGTTAAGTCTACTTCATAATCTTGATATTTAATCACAGTCGTGCCAAGTACTTCCTTAGCAATGTGGGCGATCATATTTTCAGTCAACGCCATAATATCCTTATAGTCGGCATAAGCCTCATACAACTCAATCATGGTGAATTCCGGATTATGACGTGTTGACATACCTTCGTTCCGGTACACCCGGCCGATTTCATACACCTTCTCTAAACCGCCTACGATCAGGCGTTTCAGGTGAAGCTCAATAGCGATACGCATGTATAACTGCATGTCCAATGCATTGTGATGCGTGATAAATGGACGAGCAGCCGCCCCCCCAGCAATACTATGCAGGGTTGGAGTTTCTACTTCCAAATATCCTTGGGAATCCAAATAATGACGCATGGACTTAATAATCCGTGAACGTTTAATAAATGTCTGTTGTACTTCAGGGTTTACGATCAGGTCAACATAACGTTGACGGTAGCGAAGTTCAACATCTTTGAGACCATGATATTTGTCCGGAAGCGGATAAAGCGATTTAGATAAAATCTCCAGGTCTTTGACTTTGATCGAAGTTTCACCGGTTTTGGTCTTGAATACCTCACCCTTAACTCCAACGATGTCTCCAAGGTCAAGTAGGCTAAAAGCTGAATATTTAACTTCTGGCACGCTATCTTGGCGTACATAGATCTGAATTTTACCCGTAAGATCCTGGATGTGCGCAAAACTAGCCTTCCCCATACCCCGTTTAGCCATCAAACGTCCAGCAATCGAAACTTCTACGCTCTTCTCTTCCAGTTCTTCCTTAGAAAGTTGGTCGTATTGTTGCAGAATATCGCCTGCGTTGTGGGTTCTTTCGTATTTCCCTCCAAAAGGATCGACTCCAAGCCCACGTAGCTCGTCCAATTTCTCTCTACGAATCTGTAACAGTTCACTAACTTCGACTTCTTGCTCCTGTTGATTGTGTTCCTCGCTCATTTCCGCTTCACTCCTACAAACATGTATTTGGTTTTGGACTACTTTGTCACTATGGAAAGCAACTAAGCAGAACGATCTACAATACAGTGAAAGAAGCTTCCCCCGGGGAAGCTTCTTTCACTCGCTAATTCCGCGTTATTTCTTGATATCGACAATTTTATATTGAATCGTACCAGCTGGGACTGCTACATCCACAACAGCGCCTTTTTGCTTACCAAGTATTGCTTTGCCAACTGGGCTTTCATTCGATATTTTGTTCTGTAGCGGATCAGACTCAGCTGTTCCTACAATGGCATACTCCATTGTATCACCGAACTCCATATCTTGCACCGTTACAGTAGAGCCGATAGTAACTGTATCTGTACCAATCTCATCATTATTGATGATCCGGGCGTTACGTAGCATTTTCTCAAGTGTAATAACCCGTCCTTCGATAAAGGCCTGCTCGTTCTTAGCATCCTCATATTCCGAGTTCTCACTGATATCTCCGTAACCAATCGCAACTTTAATCCGCTCAGCAACTTCGCGGCGTTTCACTGATTTCAAATTCTCAAGTTCTTCTTCCAACCGCTTTAATCCATCTTGTGTAAGAATGACTTCTTTATCGCTCATTTCAACCAATTCTCCTGTCATGGAAATAATTTTCGCACTATGCGCGCGGACTTCGATCGCCTTCTGGTCAATAAAGTTCCCACAATAAAAGGAATGCAAAGACCTTTGTCCCCAAAAGGTCCCCGAGTTGCCGCTATGGCAACGGCCGTGAAAATTCACGCATCATTTGAGAATATCATATGCAATCTCATGGAGTGAGAGACCTCTCCATGTGTGGAAGTTATCTCCTGAGGCGAATTTATACTGTGAAATTATAGGTGAAGCTCTGCCAAATGTCAATGACACCCGATTCTTCAAATGAAAACGTTTAATAAACAGAGGTTTCTCTCTTTTTATCCATAAAATGAACCTTCATTAAACGTTATGCAGGCTCAGAATCAATCGAATTCGCAGTAGCAAGTGACTCGACGACAAAATCCTCAAGAATTCGTACCATTTCGTCACGCTTAGTCTCTTCCATGATAACGTCCTTAATCCGAGCCGCACCTTTCATGCCTTTTAGATACCAAGCCATATGCTTACGCATTTCACGAACGGCTACATGTTCGCCTTTGAGCGCGGCAAGCCGATCCATATGCAAAATAGCAATACGCATCTTCTCTTCAATTCCAGGCTCTGGGAGTAACTCACCTGTCTTCAGATACTCCACTGTGCGATAAAGCATCCAAGGGTTACCTAGAGCCCCTCTGCCGATCATGACACCATCACAGCCAGTTTGATCCAACATCCGCTTAGCGTCCTCCGGTGTGACAACATCTCCATTCCCGATAACCGGGATAGATACTACTTCTTTAACCTGACGAATATAATCCCAGTCTGCTTTTCCTGTATATAGCTGTTCCCGTGTTCGACCATGTACGCTGACGGCTTTACCTCCAGCCTGCTCTACAGCCTTCGCGTTATCAACAACGAAAATATGCTCGTCATCCCAACCAATTCTCATTTTTACCGTAACTGGTTTGCTAACCGCATTAACTACAGCCGATACCATTTCATATATTTTGTTTGGCTCTAACAACCAACGAGCACCCGCATCGCATTTTGTGACCTTCGGCACAGGGCACCCCATATTAATGTCGATGATATCTGCATTGGTATCTTGATCGACCACTTTAGCCGCTTCGACAAGAGATTCGCGGTTCCCGCCAAAAATCTGCAGACTCAGCGGTTTCTCACGTTCATCGACAAACAACATTTCATGTGTACGCTTGTTGCCGTGAATGATCGCTTTATCACTAACCATCTCAGCACAGACAAGCCCCGTGCCAAATTCTTTAGCAATAAGTCTGAAGGCTGGATTGCAGACCCCTGCCATAGGGGCAAGCACAACTTGATTCTTCATCTCTATATCGCCGATCTTTAGCATGTGGTCCCTCCTTAGAGTTTTGTGAGCATATGCTTCAATGATTGTTCTTCGAGCAAAACTTGCATCGAAAGCATAGGCTTAGTTTTGTGCTCATACGTACATCTATCTTGGTAACTTCAGCTCGGACAAGCTGACGTCTAGAATATTCGCAATTTTATCTAAAATTTGATCTTCTACGCGGCGATTACCCCGTTCCATCGCCCCAAGAAGTGCGAGTGAAACACCTGATTTGTCCGCAAGCTCTTGCTGCGTATAACCTTTTAATTTCCGGAAAGCGCGGATACGCCGTGCCAGGTGCATGTCTTCCAAAACCGAACGCCTTCCTTTCCTTCGATATGATCCAGTGCGCTTTGCATTTGTCCATAAAGATCGCCTGCCTTATCCGGAGCAACAACGTCCGCTAAAGGTACCAAGACAAAAGCACGCTCAAACATACGTGGATGAGGTAAGGTCAGCAGTGTTGTATCGACCGTTCGTCCTTCAATCCATAGAAGATCCAAATCGACCGTTCTTGGACCAAAACGGATTAACCGTTCACGCCCAAGACGAAGCTCAATTTCAAGCATGGTGGAGAGTAACGCCTCCGGATCTAAAGAAGTCTTAACCGCGGCTACCATATTAACAAAGCAAGGTTGATCGAGATAACCAACGGGATCGGTCTCATATAAATTAGAGCATCTTAGCACAGATATATCTGGATGATCCTCCAAATAGGCAATCGCCTGCATCAAGGTTGTCTCTCGATCCCCTAAATTAGCCCCTAAAGCTATATAAGCCTCTGATGTTTCAGAGGATGAATGTGTATTCATAACAACTCTCACTTTCTAGAACGGTACAACTCCACCGTCACACCTTCAAAATGAATATCAAATGGTGGGTGTGGTTTCGTCACGCCAACCGTTAGCGCATCTATCATAGTATAAGTGTCCAAAACGGAGGATGCAATATGCTCTGCGAGCGCCTCAATTAGCTTGAAGCTCTTTTTCTCGACAATTCCTTTAACCAGCTCATGAACCTCGGCATAATTTACCGTTTTGCTCAAATCGTCATTTTTTGCCGCTTCGCTTAGATCAAGCTCTAATGCAAGATCAACATAAAAACGTTGACCCAGTTTCCGCTCCTCTTCAAAAACACCATGATAACCGTAATACTCCATGCGACGAATGATCATTTTATCCATCTTAAGCCACGCCTTCCTATCCTGAAATTTTATCTATAAGTAAGTGTTCATTATCTAGCTATACAATATGGCGTCGCACATTTTCACTGAGCGCTTGATCTCAAGCACATCATGAACACGCACGATTTGGCAGCCTTGAGCAATACCAAACGCTACCGTTGCCGCAGTACCAAGAACAGTGTCCTCAACAGGTAAATCTAACGTAGTACGGATAAATCTTTTGCGAGATGTACCGAGCAGCATTGGATAACCTAACTTCATCAGATCATCAAGCGCACGCATGACCTGCAAGTTCTCTTCATAATTTTTAGCAAAGCCGATTCCTGGGTCAAGGATGATTTGCTCCTCTTTCACGCCCGCTTCTTTGGCAATGTTTACGCTAGCCATCAGATCATTAGTAACATCTTGCACCAAGTTCGTGTAATCCCGATCGTGACGATTATGCATTAAAATAACTGGGCATCCAAACTCAACAGCCACTTTGCTCATAGCTGGATCCTGTTTAAAACCCCAGATATCGTTGATGATATGTGCTCCAGCCTTCAAAGCCTCCCGTGCGACCACGGACTTGTAAGTATCCACAGAAATAGGAATGCCTGGCGCTTCGCGGTGTAAGGCTTCCACAATAGGAATCACCCGCTCCAGCTCCTCCTGCTCACCAACTGGTTCATGACCTGGACGAGTAGATTCCCCTCCGATATCAATCAGGTCTGCCCCATCCTTAACCATCTGCAGTGCATGTTGAACCGCACGCTCGGTATCATTGTACTGTCCGCCATCAGAGAAAGAGTCCGGTGTTACATTTAGAATCCCCATCACTAAGGTCCGTTTTCCAAGTGTCAAAATCGTCTCTCCGCAATTGTAAGTTCTATTGTATAACGTTGGTTGCATTTCAATTTCCTACTTTCTTTCTATAACTGTTCAATAGGTTGTTCGTTATGTGACCTATTCGTCCACTACCAACAAGACGAGAGCATTCTTCAGGAGCTTCAGGAATGACAAGCTTCGTCACCGGTACCAGTTCCTGAATTGAGTTAGTCACAAAAACTTCGTCCGCTTCGCAGAGCATTTCCCACGTATATTGCCCTTCTTGCCTGTCCATTCCAAACTCCTCGGTCATTTCCAAAACAATAGAACGAGTAATCCCCGGGAGAATCCCATTCCCGATGTCCGGTGTATATAGCGTACCACCATGTACAAAAAATAAATTACTTACGATCCCTTCAGCCAAGAATCCCTTCTCTGTAAGTTGTAGACCTTCGACTGCGATAGTTGGATTCGGCTTATATTGAGAGAGTTCCCTCTTTGCTAAAATATTGTTCATATAATGTAGCGACTTGAAGCGAACCTCACCTTCCGGTGTATTACGCCGCGTCTTCAAGCGCCATAATTCTTTTCCTAGTGTGTATAGACTAGCTCCTGGGTTCGGAAGAGGTTTGATATATAAAATAACCGTAGGCTTATTGTAGTCATCCGAAGGAAGACCTAGTGGACCCTCACCCGCCGAAACAGTAAGCCGACAATAACCCTCTTCAAGCCCATTGACTTCAAGCAATTGCTGAATTTCGGCCATGACTTGATCAGAATCACTATCATAATTGATACCTAAGCTTTGGCAACCCTGCCGTAGACGTTCCAAATGCCGCTCAAGTAAAAATGGGCGACCCCCGTACGTACGAAACGTCTCAAATAACCCTACTCCGTACATGAAGCCGTGATCCATTACGGAAATCACGGCTTCTGCAGCAAGGGTGGGAGTCCCATTCACCCCGATGTATTTCATACTTGGTCTTCTTCTCTATTCCGATTCAGAAAGTTGCGGAGAATTTGATGTCCATGATCCGTAATAATAGATTCTGGATGGAATTGAACACCTTCTACAGCATATTCTTTGTGGCGCAGTCCCATAATTTCGCCTTCTTCTGTCTCTGCTGTAATCTCCAAGCAATCCGGCAAGCTCGCACGCTCAACAATTAAAGAATGATACCGAGTTGCCGTAAATGGTGAGGGGAGCCCCGCAAACACCGACTGACCGTTATGGAGAATCGGAGATGTTTTACCATGCATAAGCCGCTCAGCACGTATTACATTGCCACCGAAGGCCTGGCCAATAGCCTGATGTCCTAGACAAACACCGAATATGGGGATTTGTCCTTTGAAGGTCTCAATAATCGACAGCGTAATTCCCGCCTCATTTGGTGTACAAGGTCCCGGTGAAATGAGAATGTGATCTGGCTGCATATCCTTGATTCCTTGCAGATCAATCTCGTCGTTACGACGAACCGTGACTTCCTCACCAAGCTCACCCAGATATTGTACCAAGTTGTAAGTAAACGAATCATAGTTATCAATAACCAGTATCATAATTTCATCCCCTTTTTCTTAGCCTTCATCGGTGGAATCCTGACTTAGCAACACCGCCATAACGATGGCTCTGGCTTTATTATGGCATTCTCTGTATTCACGATATGGAACCGAGTCGATAACAATCCCAGCTCCTGTCTGTATATATCCAACTCCATCTTTAACGATCAATGTACGTATAACAATATTTAATTCCATATTTCCGTTATAGTCAATCCATCCCATCGCGCCTGTATACGGCCCCCGAGTCACCGGCTCCAATTCTTCGATGATCTCCATTGTCCTCACCTTTGGCGCTCCGGTTATGGTTCCACCTGGGAAAACAGCGGCAATTACATCGTATGGAGTCTTACCCTCCTGAAGAGTACCTTCCACTTGGGACACTAAATGCATCACATGGGAATAGTACTCGATGGTGAGTAGCTCACTTGTTCGCACGGAACCATACTGTGCTACACGCCCCACATCATTTCGTAGCAAATCAACTAACATAATATGTTCAGCTTGCTCTTTCTCATTACTACGTAGTTCCTGAGCCATCGCTACATCTTCCTCTGGGCTTGTTCCGCGGCGCCTTGTACCAGCTATTGGTCTTGTACTAACCTCATCTTGTTCGAGTTTCACCAATAGTTCAGGAGAAGCCGAGACGAGCCCGAAATCAGGAAAACGAAGCAAGCCCATATATGGGGAAGGGTTCAGTATTCTCAACCATTCGTAAATTTCTTCCGCCGATGCCTGTAAGGAGATATTCTGCCTCAGTGATAAATTGACCTGGAACACGTCCCCAGCACGAATGTAGTCTTGAATCCGCTTAACAGCCGACTCGAAATCATCCTGTGCCATAGACACGCTAGAATTTCCCAGCTGGATCTCACTAAGTACTGAATCCGACTGCTCCTCTATAAGTTCAAGCTTTCTCAGCCGTCTTGCTACTTGATTACTTACTACTCCCGTATTCGCTCCAAGAACGATTTCGTCCCAGCGCTCTGCCATCCTTTGCACCCGTAACTTAGCCTCATGGTAGACTACTTCCATTTCCCTTGTAGCTCTTGTCCCCTCACTCAGTGGGGAGATTGGACAATGGACAATCGCATAGACTTCACCTAGCTCTTGATCGACAATCCATAGCTCTTCCATCCGCATCCAGATATAATCATCTAACCCAAGGTCATCCTCTGCAAGCTGCGGAAGACGCTCCAGGGATCTGGCGATATCATAACCTAGAAATCCTACGGCTCCACCGCTAAATTTGGGAAGCCCAGAAAAACTAGGTGACTTGTAAGGAGCCATCCATTGGCGAAGTACCGCTAGTGGTTTGCCATGTATACTTGTTCTCACACCAGTATCCAATTGCTCAATTTCTACTTGATTTCCCTTGCCACGGATAACCGAAACTGGATCTAAGCCAAGAAAAGTATATCGCCCTCCTTTTCCACTCTCCAATACAAAGGAATACGGCTGCGATTGCTCCCAAGCCGATCTCCAATCCCCAGGAAGTCCCGTAGGGAACTTCCATTTGCCCGCGTAAGGCAGCATCGTCCACTGCCTTTCCGTAGCCCACTTCTTCCATTGTTCCCATGATGTAATGTGCTCCATCTACGGTCCGTTCCTCCACCCTCGTTAGCATTCTATTGCTTGCTAGTATACTAAAAGCTAGAACAGTTTAAAACATCTTGTTCATTATCCATGTTCATATTCCCTAAATCATGTATAAAAAACCCCCATGCCACCCATAAAGGGTAGCCATGAGGGTTAATGAATGATTCTAAATTAAATATCAATTAAGCTTCAAAATTGTATAGTGGTGTGCTCAGGTAACGTTCGCCGTTACTTGGAATAACAGCTACTACA encodes:
- the lysS gene encoding lysine--tRNA ligase; this encodes MSEEHNQQEQEVEVSELLQIRREKLDELRGLGVDPFGGKYERTHNAGDILQQYDQLSKEELEEKSVEVSIAGRLMAKRGMGKASFAHIQDLTGKIQIYVRQDSVPEVKYSAFSLLDLGDIVGVKGEVFKTKTGETSIKVKDLEILSKSLYPLPDKYHGLKDVELRYRQRYVDLIVNPEVQQTFIKRSRIIKSMRHYLDSQGYLEVETPTLHSIAGGAAARPFITHHNALDMQLYMRIAIELHLKRLIVGGLEKVYEIGRVYRNEGMSTRHNPEFTMIELYEAYADYKDIMALTENMIAHIAKEVLGTTVIKYQDYEVDLTPQWRRVSMVDAVKEVTGVDFGRHMTNEEAHALAKEHKVPVDAHMTFGHILNAFFEQFVEETLIQPTFVYGHPLEISPLAKKNPEDPRFTDRFELFIVGREHANAFTELNDPIDQRQRFEAQILEREHGNDEAHEMDDDFIRALEYGMPPTGGLGIGIDRLVMLLTDSASIRDVLLFPHMRPLAGE
- the greA gene encoding transcription elongation factor GreA codes for the protein MSDKEVILTQDGLKRLEEELENLKSVKRREVAERIKVAIGYGDISENSEYEDAKNEQAFIEGRVITLEKMLRNARIINNDEIGTDTVTIGSTVTVQDMEFGDTMEYAIVGTAESDPLQNKISNESPVGKAILGKQKGAVVDVAVPAGTIQYKIVDIKK
- the dusB gene encoding tRNA dihydrouridine synthase DusB; its protein translation is MLKIGDIEMKNQVVLAPMAGVCNPAFRLIAKEFGTGLVCAEMVSDKAIIHGNKRTHEMLFVDEREKPLSLQIFGGNRESLVEAAKVVDQDTNADIIDINMGCPVPKVTKCDAGARWLLEPNKIYEMVSAVVNAVSKPVTVKMRIGWDDEHIFVVDNAKAVEQAGGKAVSVHGRTREQLYTGKADWDYIRQVKEVVSIPVIGNGDVVTPEDAKRMLDQTGCDGVMIGRGALGNPWMLYRTVEYLKTGELLPEPGIEEKMRIAILHMDRLAALKGEHVAVREMRKHMAWYLKGMKGAARIKDVIMEETKRDEMVRILEDFVVESLATANSIDSEPA
- a CDS encoding helix-turn-helix domain-containing protein, producing the protein MEDMHLARRIRAFRKLKGYTQQELADKSGVSLALLGAMERGNRRVEDQILDKIANILDVSLSELKLPR
- the folK gene encoding 2-amino-4-hydroxy-6-hydroxymethyldihydropteridine diphosphokinase codes for the protein MNTHSSSETSEAYIALGANLGDRETTLMQAIAYLEDHPDISVLRCSNLYETDPVGYLDQPCFVNMVAAVKTSLDPEALLSTMLEIELRLGRERLIRFGPRTVDLDLLWIEGRTVDTTLLTLPHPRMFERAFVLVPLADVVAPDKAGDLYGQMQSALDHIEGKEGVRFWKTCTWHGVSALSGN
- the folB gene encoding dihydroneopterin aldolase, with product MDKMIIRRMEYYGYHGVFEEERKLGQRFYVDLALELDLSEAAKNDDLSKTVNYAEVHELVKGIVEKKSFKLIEALAEHIASSVLDTYTMIDALTVGVTKPHPPFDIHFEGVTVELYRSRK
- the folP gene encoding dihydropteroate synthase; the encoded protein is MQPTLYNRTYNCGETILTLGKRTLVMGILNVTPDSFSDGGQYNDTERAVQHALQMVKDGADLIDIGGESTRPGHEPVGEQEELERVIPIVEALHREAPGIPISVDTYKSVVAREALKAGAHIINDIWGFKQDPAMSKVAVEFGCPVILMHNRHDRDYTNLVQDVTNDLMASVNIAKEAGVKEEQIILDPGIGFAKNYEENLQVMRALDDLMKLGYPMLLGTSRKRFIRTTLDLPVEDTVLGTAATVAFGIAQGCQIVRVHDVLEIKRSVKMCDAILYS
- the pabC gene encoding aminodeoxychorismate lyase, whose product is MKYIGVNGTPTLAAEAVISVMDHGFMYGVGLFETFRTYGGRPFLLERHLERLRQGCQSLGINYDSDSDQVMAEIQQLLEVNGLEEGYCRLTVSAGEGPLGLPSDDYNKPTVILYIKPLPNPGASLYTLGKELWRLKTRRNTPEGEVRFKSLHYMNNILAKRELSQYKPNPTIAVEGLQLTEKGFLAEGIVSNLFFVHGGTLYTPDIGNGILPGITRSIVLEMTEEFGMDRQEGQYTWEMLCEADEVFVTNSIQELVPVTKLVIPEAPEECSRLVGSGRIGHITNNLLNSYRKKVGN
- the pabA gene encoding aminodeoxychorismate/anthranilate synthase component II; the encoded protein is MILVIDNYDSFTYNLVQYLGELGEEVTVRRNDEIDLQGIKDMQPDHILISPGPCTPNEAGITLSIIETFKGQIPIFGVCLGHQAIGQAFGGNVIRAERLMHGKTSPILHNGQSVFAGLPSPFTATRYHSLIVERASLPDCLEITAETEEGEIMGLRHKEYAVEGVQFHPESIITDHGHQILRNFLNRNREEDQV
- a CDS encoding anthranilate synthase component I family protein — translated: MEHITSWEQWKKWATERQWTMLPYAGKWKFPTGLPGDWRSAWEQSQPYSFVLESGKGGRYTFLGLDPVSVIRGKGNQVEIEQLDTGVRTSIHGKPLAVLRQWMAPYKSPSFSGLPKFSGGAVGFLGYDIARSLERLPQLAEDDLGLDDYIWMRMEELWIVDQELGEVYAIVHCPISPLSEGTRATREMEVVYHEAKLRVQRMAERWDEIVLGANTGVVSNQVARRLRKLELIEEQSDSVLSEIQLGNSSVSMAQDDFESAVKRIQDYIRAGDVFQVNLSLRQNISLQASAEEIYEWLRILNPSPYMGLLRFPDFGLVSASPELLVKLEQDEVSTRPIAGTRRRGTSPEEDVAMAQELRSNEKEQAEHIMLVDLLRNDVGRVAQYGSVRTSELLTIEYYSHVMHLVSQVEGTLQEGKTPYDVIAAVFPGGTITGAPKVRTMEIIEELEPVTRGPYTGAMGWIDYNGNMELNIVIRTLIVKDGVGYIQTGAGIVIDSVPYREYRECHNKARAIVMAVLLSQDSTDEG